A genomic stretch from Nitrospirota bacterium includes:
- a CDS encoding NADPH:quinone oxidoreductase family protein: protein MRAWQVSEWCEPEDMKLVDLPEPKPDYGWTRVRVEASALNFYDILMIQGKYQMKPPLPFTPGNEISGVVEEAGPGSRFKPGDRIMSLLLTGGYAEQALAPDLTTYKLPDEMSFEHAAAFQAVYQTSYFGLVHRAQLMKGEWLLVSAAAGGVGLAAVQIGRALGAKVIAAVGSEEKFSVCLENGAHHAISYRDGDWVQKVKDITGDHGADVICDAVGGDFLDLSLKCIAWEGRAVIVGFTSGRIPQVAANRILLKNIAVMGIHWGEYRRHDNALVDRTQDELYRMYAAGQIRPVIYKTYPLSDARQALAELADRRTHGKIILQP from the coding sequence ATGCGTGCATGGCAGGTGAGCGAGTGGTGCGAGCCGGAGGACATGAAGCTCGTGGATCTTCCCGAGCCGAAGCCGGATTATGGGTGGACGCGCGTGCGCGTGGAAGCCTCGGCGCTCAATTTCTACGACATCCTGATGATCCAGGGAAAGTACCAGATGAAACCGCCGCTGCCGTTTACGCCCGGAAACGAGATCTCCGGCGTGGTGGAGGAGGCCGGACCGGGATCGAGGTTCAAACCCGGTGACCGAATCATGTCGCTGCTCCTTACCGGCGGCTACGCGGAACAGGCCCTCGCGCCGGACCTGACGACCTACAAACTTCCGGACGAGATGTCCTTCGAGCATGCGGCGGCGTTTCAGGCGGTCTACCAGACCTCGTACTTCGGCCTGGTCCATCGCGCGCAATTGATGAAGGGAGAATGGCTCCTCGTTTCAGCCGCGGCGGGCGGAGTGGGCCTCGCGGCTGTCCAAATCGGGAGAGCGTTGGGCGCCAAGGTCATCGCGGCAGTAGGCAGCGAGGAGAAATTTTCAGTCTGCCTGGAGAACGGCGCGCATCATGCCATTTCCTATCGGGATGGCGACTGGGTGCAAAAGGTGAAGGACATCACCGGCGATCATGGCGCGGATGTCATCTGCGACGCCGTCGGCGGCGATTTCCTCGATCTCAGTCTCAAGTGCATCGCCTGGGAAGGACGCGCGGTGATCGTCGGCTTTACGTCGGGCCGAATTCCCCAAGTCGCCGCCAATCGCATCCTCCTCAAAAACATTGCCGTTATGGGCATCCATTGGGGTGAGTATCGCCGTCATGACAACGCCCTCGTCGATCGAACGCAGGACGAACTCTATCGAATGTATGCCGCGGGCCAGATCCGCCCCGTGATCTACAAGACCTATCCGCTCTCCGACGCCCGCCAAGCCCTCGCCGAACTCGCCGACCGCAGGACCCACGGCAAGATCATCCTCCAGCCCTGA
- a CDS encoding peptidyl-prolyl cis-trans isomerase, translated as MKKRFFLRGLILFFALAVTSAQAQEGKKAEKVAKAKGGHPVVVLETSLGNIEVELDEVKAPISTKNFLSYVNSGHYNGTIFHRVIKDFMIQGGGFTKEMSQKPTEASIKNEAGNGLKNLRGTLAMARTGVVDSATAQFFINVVDNGFLDHADESPRGFGYAVFGKVTSGMDAVDKIRAVKTGSKNGMGDVPVETVEIKKAYVKK; from the coding sequence ATGAAAAAGAGATTTTTCCTTCGCGGATTGATTCTGTTCTTCGCGCTCGCCGTAACTTCGGCGCAGGCGCAGGAAGGAAAGAAGGCCGAAAAGGTGGCGAAAGCCAAAGGAGGGCATCCCGTGGTCGTACTTGAAACATCACTTGGAAACATCGAAGTTGAACTGGATGAAGTGAAGGCCCCGATCTCCACCAAGAATTTTCTCAGCTACGTGAATTCCGGGCACTACAACGGAACAATCTTCCATCGGGTCATCAAGGACTTCATGATCCAGGGTGGTGGATTCACCAAGGAGATGTCTCAAAAGCCCACCGAGGCGTCGATCAAGAACGAGGCCGGGAATGGGCTCAAGAATCTTCGGGGGACTCTCGCCATGGCTCGGACCGGCGTGGTGGATTCGGCCACGGCGCAATTCTTTATCAATGTGGTGGACAACGGCTTCCTCGATCACGCGGACGAGTCGCCGCGCGGCTTTGGCTATGCGGTGTTTGGGAAAGTGACGTCCGGCATGGATGCGGTGGACAAGATCCGAGCGGTGAAGACCGGCTCGAAAAACGGAATGGGGGACGTGCCGGTCGAGACCGTCGAGATCAAGAAGGCGTACGTAAAGAAGTAG
- a CDS encoding 4a-hydroxytetrahydrobiopterin dehydratase: MTPALTPADVRTGLEEVKDWKYRSNEITKSYKLSTFRKSIEFVNRIADHSESVDHHPDVTIRYTTVVISITTHSENGVTQKDLEWAKAADAIYREVLRIR, encoded by the coding sequence ATGACCCCCGCACTCACACCCGCGGACGTTCGAACGGGGCTTGAGGAGGTCAAAGACTGGAAATACAGGTCGAACGAGATCACGAAGAGCTACAAACTTTCAACCTTCCGGAAATCCATTGAGTTTGTGAATCGAATCGCCGACCACTCGGAAAGCGTCGACCATCACCCGGATGTCACCATTCGGTACACGACCGTCGTGATTTCCATTACGACGCACAGCGAGAACGGCGTGACGCAAAAAGATCTGGAGTGGGCGAAAGCCGCCGACGCGATCTACCGGGAAGTCCTCAGAATACGGTAG